The genomic segment ATTATTTTGGCACCGGTCACGGTCGGACGGACGATTTCCTACTTACGGTTCGTTCGAGGTGAAAAAGCCGGCATCGGAACGTTGTTCGAAGGATTCGCTTCGTTGAAATCATATGTCCGGACGATTCTTTCGTACACGGTCGTCACACTGCTCGTCTATGCAGGATCATTTTTGATTTTACCGGCGATCTATTTCTATCTTGTGTACCGACTCGTCCCGTACATTCTCGTCGATCGTCCGGAACTGTCGTTTATTCAAGTATTAGGGGAGAGCCGACGGATGATGCGTGGACAGAAACGCCGTTTAATCAAACTTTACATCAGCTTCATCGGTTGGGGAATTCTCGCCTTGTTGAGTACGGTCGGTGTCATCTTCCTGACGCCGTATTTCGATACGACGATGGCGCATTTTTATGAGAAATTAAAAGCGGAACAACCAACAGCAGTCGAATAATTGGCACGGATGGGTCCTCTGAGAAATCGGAGGACCTTTTGAGTTGGACTGGACGAAGAGGGATAACAATAGTTGAAAGAAATGTGTTTTATCCGTTCGCGCCTTCCTTCCCTTGTCTCGTCTCCCAAGCGGCAGTGATTTGTGCCGCTTCGCTACGCTGCAGGGTCACAAATGCACTGCTATTCGCCAGGGAGCGATTCAAGACGGACGGCTCGGTTGAATCGTTTTGTTTTCAGAAGCCAAAGATAATATGCTCAGAGGTATGCTGTTTGTGAGTCATGTAATGGTAAATTCGGAGTAAACCGACCGTTCGCGCCTCCCTCCCTTGCCTCGTCTCCCAAGCGGCAGTGATTTGTGCCGCTTCGCTTCGCTGCAGGGTCACAAACGCACTGCTATTCGCTAGGGAGCGATTCAAGACGGACGGCTCGGTTGAATTGTTCTATTTTCAAGAAGCCAAAGAATAGTATGCTCAGAAGCGTGTTGCTAATGATTTGTGTAAGGATGAACTTTTTCTGATTAGGTTGTAAGCCGACCGGTCGCTCGTTCCAGTCTTGCCTCGTCTCCCAAGCGGCACAAATCACTGCTATTCGCCAGGGAGCGATTCAAGACGGACAGCTCGGTTGAATTGTTCTATTTTCAAGAAGCCAAAGATAATATGCTCAGAATCGCTTCGCTTTTCGTGACTCCTACGGGAAAAAGCGCAAGGTAACCTTGCGCTGTCAGAGCCAGGCGAGACCCTGCTCCTTGTTCGTCAGAAGCAAGGAGCAACGGCTTGCGGCTCGCCCGAGGAAAGCACGGGAAGCAAGAAGCGGTTGCCGCAACAAACGGACTTTGCTCTTTATGATTTCTACGTGAAAAGCACGGGAAGCAAGAAGCGGTTGCCGCAACAAACGGACTTTGCTCTTTATGATTTCTACGTGAAAAGCACGGGAAGCAAGAAGCGGTTGCCGCAACAAACGGACTTTGCCCTTTATGATTTCTACGTGGAAAGCACGGGAAGCAAGAAGCGATTGCCGCAACATACGGTTGCCATATACGATTTCCCGTTAACCGATATCAATTGTTCAAAAAAAGGTCCACCCAACTGAATCGGGCGGACCTTTTTGTTACGGTTGCTGCTGCTGTGATTTTTCAGCGAGTAATAAATAGAGTGC from the Exiguobacterium oxidotolerans JCM 12280 genome contains:
- a CDS encoding DUF975 family protein, whose translation is MTNSAYKKTALATLKGNWFVGLSISIVYFAIFALAASRMSFDQEDIGSMMKFVGLNIVVTIILAPVTVGRTISYLRFVRGEKAGIGTLFEGFASLKSYVRTILSYTVVTLLVYAGSFLILPAIYFYLVYRLVPYILVDRPELSFIQVLGESRRMMRGQKRRLIKLYISFIGWGILALLSTVGVIFLTPYFDTTMAHFYEKLKAEQPTAVE